In Cryptosporangium phraense, a single window of DNA contains:
- a CDS encoding thiolase domain-containing protein, translating to MSSNPCAIVGIGQTNHKTRRWDVSLGGLVREAATRALEDAHMTWADIDAVVLGKAPDLFEGVMKPELYLTDALGAAGKPMFRVHTAGSVGGTTGIVGSHLVEAGIHRTVLSLAYQKQSEGNAQFALGSGRGASLGAGGAFAPYMRSYITQTGAPADVGPMVAVKDRLNALKNPYAHLKLKDITVEKVKESPMMWEPIRYLESCPSSDGACAVIFTSLEGGQAAAADGRPPAWVLASSYRSEPSSFPGRDPVWSAGAADCAAEIYKSAGITRPREQIDCAELYVPFSWYEPMWLEAHDLADRGDGWKMVERGDTALDGSFPVNMSGGVLSSNPIGASGLLRFAEAAMQVRGTAGEHQVDGAKVALAQAYGASAQYFSMWLVGSSLDAVG from the coding sequence ATGAGCAGCAACCCGTGCGCGATCGTCGGGATCGGGCAGACGAACCACAAGACCCGGCGGTGGGACGTGTCGCTGGGCGGGCTGGTCCGCGAAGCGGCCACCCGCGCGCTCGAGGACGCGCACATGACCTGGGCCGACATCGACGCGGTCGTGCTCGGCAAGGCGCCTGACCTGTTCGAGGGCGTCATGAAGCCGGAGCTGTACCTGACCGACGCGCTCGGCGCGGCCGGGAAGCCGATGTTCCGGGTGCACACAGCGGGCAGCGTCGGCGGGACGACCGGGATCGTCGGCTCGCACCTGGTCGAGGCCGGGATCCACCGCACGGTGCTGTCGCTGGCGTACCAGAAGCAGTCCGAGGGCAACGCGCAGTTCGCGCTCGGGTCCGGGCGGGGGGCGTCGCTCGGCGCGGGCGGGGCGTTCGCGCCGTACATGCGCTCGTACATCACCCAGACCGGCGCCCCGGCCGACGTCGGCCCGATGGTCGCGGTCAAGGACCGGCTGAACGCGCTGAAGAACCCGTACGCGCACCTGAAGTTGAAGGACATCACGGTCGAGAAGGTCAAAGAGTCGCCGATGATGTGGGAGCCGATCCGGTACCTGGAGTCGTGCCCGTCGTCCGACGGGGCCTGCGCGGTGATCTTCACCTCACTCGAAGGGGGGCAGGCCGCGGCGGCGGACGGGCGCCCTCCGGCCTGGGTGCTGGCCTCGTCGTACCGGTCGGAGCCGTCGTCGTTCCCCGGGCGGGACCCGGTCTGGTCGGCCGGGGCGGCCGACTGCGCGGCCGAGATCTACAAGTCGGCCGGGATCACCCGGCCGCGCGAGCAGATCGACTGCGCCGAGCTGTACGTGCCGTTCAGCTGGTACGAGCCGATGTGGCTGGAGGCACACGACCTGGCCGACCGGGGCGACGGCTGGAAGATGGTCGAGCGGGGCGACACCGCGCTCGACGGGTCGTTCCCGGTGAACATGTCCGGCGGCGTGCTGTCGTCGAACCCGATCGGCGCGTCCGGGCTGCTCCGCTTCGCCGAGGCCGCGATGCAGGTCCGCGGCACCGCGGGGGAGCACCAGGTCGACGGCGCGAAGGTGGCGCTGGCCCAGGCCTACGGGGCGTCGGCGCAGTACTTCAGCATGTGGCTGGTCGGCAGCTCGCTCGACGCGGTGGGCTGA
- a CDS encoding lipid-transfer protein: MEPVAIVGWALTPMVRRTDKSEARLLFDVVTGATEDAGITRADVDFSCAGSCDYVAGQAFSFVQNIDAVGAWPPKRDSHVEMDGAWALYEAWVRLQLGDLDVAIAMGSGRSSTADPATIYPMEMDPYYLAPLGADAVSLAALQARVLLDAGLVTERDMAGVAARTRADAVGNPYAQVSGEYDVDALLKEDYVRAPLRKHDLSPITDGAAAVIIARGDKARELSDNPVWITGFAHSAEPHQPGVRDLRASTSTARAAKAAGADGHFDVAELQAAFTHEEPLLTAALGLGPDVAVNPSGGPLAANPVMATGLVRVIEAARQIRDRGKQRTLAHATSGPCLQQNLVCVLEGTK, translated from the coding sequence ATGGAGCCTGTGGCGATTGTGGGGTGGGCGCTCACCCCGATGGTCCGGCGGACCGACAAGTCCGAGGCCCGGCTGCTGTTCGACGTCGTGACCGGCGCGACCGAGGACGCCGGCATCACCCGCGCCGACGTCGACTTCTCCTGCGCCGGGTCGTGCGACTACGTGGCCGGGCAGGCGTTCTCGTTCGTCCAGAACATCGACGCGGTCGGCGCCTGGCCACCCAAGCGCGACTCGCACGTCGAGATGGACGGCGCCTGGGCGTTGTACGAGGCCTGGGTGCGGCTGCAGCTCGGCGACCTCGACGTTGCGATCGCGATGGGCTCCGGGCGGTCGTCGACCGCCGACCCGGCGACGATCTACCCGATGGAGATGGACCCCTACTACCTCGCTCCGCTCGGTGCCGACGCGGTCTCGCTGGCTGCGCTCCAGGCCCGCGTCCTGCTGGACGCCGGGCTGGTCACCGAACGGGACATGGCCGGCGTGGCCGCGCGGACTCGGGCCGACGCGGTCGGCAACCCGTACGCGCAGGTCTCCGGCGAGTACGACGTCGACGCGCTGCTCAAGGAGGACTACGTGCGGGCGCCGCTGCGCAAGCACGACCTCTCGCCGATCACCGACGGGGCGGCCGCGGTGATCATCGCCCGCGGCGACAAGGCCCGGGAGCTGAGCGACAACCCGGTCTGGATCACCGGCTTCGCGCACTCGGCCGAGCCGCACCAGCCGGGCGTCCGGGACCTGCGGGCGTCGACGTCGACGGCACGAGCGGCGAAGGCCGCCGGCGCCGACGGGCACTTCGACGTCGCCGAGCTGCAGGCCGCGTTCACTCACGAGGAACCGCTGCTCACCGCCGCACTCGGCCTCGGGCCCGACGTCGCCGTCAACCCGTCGGGCGGACCGCTGGCGGCCAACCCGGTGATGGCGACCGGGCTCGTCCGCGTCATTGAAGCGGCGCGCCAGATCCGGGACCGCGGGAAGCAGCGCACGCTGGCGCACGCGACGTCCGGCCCGTGCCTGCAGCAGAACCTCGTCTGCGTGCTGGAAGGAACGAAATGA
- a CDS encoding TetR/AcrR family transcriptional regulator, with the protein MAGGAAFELSADEIVRAAVEILYEQGLDAVSMRTVAARLGVSPVPLYSRVGNKEALLDAVADTVLVDVAPDRALGERWPEYTARWASTLRDRLVTIPDIRRLLSLRRSPFVPAATVLVAILRDEGGFGGRAAVEAVQLLSWAVIGYAVLESGAEPRPRRTAPDPTSVSRAQADHLFELHVRYLVEGLERDR; encoded by the coding sequence ATGGCGGGCGGGGCGGCGTTCGAGCTCAGCGCGGACGAGATCGTCCGCGCGGCCGTCGAGATCCTCTACGAGCAGGGTCTGGACGCCGTGAGCATGCGCACGGTCGCCGCCCGCCTCGGTGTTTCGCCGGTGCCCCTGTACAGCCGGGTCGGCAACAAGGAAGCGCTGCTCGACGCGGTGGCGGACACCGTGCTGGTGGACGTGGCCCCGGATCGTGCTCTCGGCGAGCGCTGGCCGGAGTACACCGCCCGGTGGGCATCGACGTTGCGGGACCGGCTGGTGACGATCCCCGACATCCGGCGGCTGCTGTCGCTGCGCCGCTCGCCGTTCGTCCCGGCCGCCACCGTGCTCGTCGCGATCCTGCGCGACGAGGGCGGGTTCGGCGGCCGGGCCGCGGTCGAGGCCGTGCAGTTGCTGTCGTGGGCGGTGATCGGGTACGCGGTGCTGGAGTCGGGCGCGGAACCCCGGCCGCGCCGGACGGCTCCGGATCCGACGTCGGTCAGCCGGGCCCAGGCGGACCATCTGTTCGAGCTGCACGTGCGGTATCTGGTGGAGGGCCTGGAACGGGATCGCTGA